Within the Deinococcus carri genome, the region GTCGTCAGGGTGTGCAAAGACCGCCATGATTCGCATGGGGAGAGGATAGGGGAGAGAAGGGGGCGGTGCGCGGTACGCAGGAAAAGCTCTGTTCACCGCGCACCGCGTCCCGCTTCCCGCGCCCTTACCGAACGAACCGGATACTCAGTGGATACCGGTACGCCCGCCCCTGGTTCACCCGCAGCACCGCCAGCAGCATCACCACCAGCGGAAAGGCCCACAGCACGATGGTGGCGGGAATGAAGAAGGCGAAAAAGGCCGCCAGCGAGCCGAAAAAGGCGAAGGCTCCCAGGCTGCCCGACCCCGCCGCTGCGCCCACCGCCCCGCCGAGCAGGCCCAGGCTGAAGAGGGCGAAGAACAGCAGCCCCACCAGGAACGAGTACAGCCACACGCTGAGCTGAAAGTTCAGCGCCTCCTTGCCCTGGCGGTCCAGCACCGGGGCGCGGTCGCGGAAGGCGAGCCAGGCGGCCAGCGGCCCCAGCACGTTGCCCAGGGCGGGCAGCACCAGCCCCAGCAGCGGCGAGAGGTGAATCACCAGCGCGGGCGTCCGCTCGGCTTCGGGGATGAAGTCCGGGTCGCGGGCGGGGGCCGTGGCGTGCGGGAGGCTCATGTTGACAGTACGCGCGGGGCTTCCCTACAGTTCCGGGGTTATGATACGGACTCCGATTGAAAGGTTTACTTGTAAACCTAAAAATCCGAGCGGGGCGAGCAGGAGAAAATACGGGTGCCGCGATATGGAGCAACGAGCGGCGCTTTCCCGCTTGTTGCGGAATGGAGCGGAATCCGTATGAGCAGGCCAGGCGGAAAGCCGCACTTCAGAAAGTCCGCCGCGCAAAAGGCGCAGGACGCCGCGCGTGACCTGCTGCCCATCAAGGCGGGCATCCAGCCGGCGGTGCCGGTCGCGGGCGAGCAGGTGGACCTCTACAGCGACGGGGCCTGCGACACCCAGGCCGGGCACGGCGGCTGGGCGACCATCCTCAACTACCGCGGCAAGGAACTGGTCCTCAGCGGCAACGAGCGGGAGACCACCAACAACCGCATGGAGTTGCGCGGGCTGCTGGAGGGCCTGCTGGTCCTCAAGCGTCCCTGTCAGGTGCGGGTCGTGACCGACAGCCAGTATCTGCGCAAGGCCTTCACCGACGGCTGGATTCTGAAATGGCAGCGCAACGGCTGGAAGACGGCGGGCGGCGAGCCGGTCAAGAACCAGGACCTCTGGGAGG harbors:
- a CDS encoding DUF4870 domain-containing protein is translated as MSLPHATAPARDPDFIPEAERTPALVIHLSPLLGLVLPALGNVLGPLAAWLAFRDRAPVLDRQGKEALNFQLSVWLYSFLVGLLFFALFSLGLLGGAVGAAAGSGSLGAFAFFGSLAAFFAFFIPATIVLWAFPLVVMLLAVLRVNQGRAYRYPLSIRFVR
- the rnhA gene encoding ribonuclease HI, which codes for MSRPGGKPHFRKSAAQKAQDAARDLLPIKAGIQPAVPVAGEQVDLYSDGACDTQAGHGGWATILNYRGKELVLSGNERETTNNRMELRGLLEGLLVLKRPCQVRVVTDSQYLRKAFTDGWILKWQRNGWKTAGGEPVKNQDLWEELIAQAKIHALTFVWVRGHNGHGENERVDKLAVEERKKLRKG